One genomic region from Acidimicrobiales bacterium encodes:
- a CDS encoding NADH-quinone oxidoreductase subunit D 1 produces MTVTTDWQKSAYIGGQAADARINVELETEGMTLNLGPQHPATHGTLRIVVRLDGEQVVWAEPVCGYMHRGYEKLCEVRTYPQVTTLINRIDWLGHFANEVPFILAAEQLMGVEAPPRAQYIRTIFFELARQANLGLFLGDMGVQLGAITPVFFAFRDREYLLNLMEAATGGRFHPNFDRIGGIKEDLPKGWIDECKGAMKRQRAFCDEIEDLLMGNEIFQTRTRGIGVIPAAVGLEYGLSGANIRASGVDWDIRRDEDSPLAWKHADWKVWTHPDGDSFARYWVRLQEVRESTYIVEQLLDGLPAGSIQAKVPRIIKVPAGEAWMHTENPLGEMGYYVVSQGGLGPYRCKIRTPSFNNISILPWLLKGVYVPDVITILASLYFILGDIDR; encoded by the coding sequence ATGACGGTAACCACCGACTGGCAGAAGTCCGCCTACATCGGCGGGCAGGCGGCCGACGCCCGCATCAACGTCGAGCTCGAGACCGAGGGCATGACCCTCAACCTCGGCCCCCAGCACCCTGCCACCCACGGCACCTTGCGCATCGTCGTCCGCCTCGACGGCGAGCAGGTGGTGTGGGCCGAACCGGTGTGCGGCTACATGCACCGCGGCTACGAGAAGCTCTGCGAGGTCCGCACCTACCCGCAGGTGACCACCCTCATCAACCGCATCGACTGGCTCGGCCACTTCGCCAACGAGGTGCCGTTCATCCTGGCCGCCGAGCAGTTGATGGGCGTCGAGGCGCCGCCCCGGGCGCAGTACATCCGCACCATCTTCTTCGAGCTGGCCCGCCAGGCGAACCTTGGCCTCTTCCTCGGCGACATGGGCGTGCAGCTGGGCGCCATCACGCCGGTCTTCTTCGCCTTCCGTGACCGCGAGTACCTGCTCAACCTCATGGAGGCCGCCACCGGCGGACGCTTCCACCCCAACTTCGACCGCATCGGCGGCATCAAGGAAGACCTGCCCAAGGGCTGGATCGACGAGTGCAAGGGCGCCATGAAGCGCCAGCGGGCCTTCTGCGACGAGATCGAAGACCTGCTCATGGGCAACGAGATCTTCCAGACCCGCACCCGCGGCATCGGCGTCATCCCTGCTGCCGTGGGCCTGGAGTACGGCCTGTCGGGCGCCAACATCCGCGCCAGCGGCGTCGACTGGGACATCCGCCGCGACGAGGACAGCCCGCTGGCCTGGAAGCACGCCGACTGGAAGGTCTGGACACACCCCGACGGCGACTCCTTCGCCCGCTACTGGGTGCGCCTGCAGGAAGTCCGCGAGTCGACCTACATCGTCGAGCAACTGCTCGACGGCCTGCCCGCAGGCTCGATCCAGGCCAAGGTCCCCCGCATCATCAAGGTCCCGGCGGGCGAGGCGTGGATGCACACCGAGAACCCGTTGGGCGAGATGGGCTACTACGTCGTCAGCCAGGGCGGCCTCGGCCCCTACCGCTGCAAGATCCGCACGCCCAGCTTCAACAACATCTCGATCCTGCCGTGGCTGCTGAAGGGCGTCTACGTCCCCGACGTCATCACCATCCTGGCCAGCCTCTACTTCATCCTCGGAGACATCGACCGATGA
- the nuoH gene encoding NADH-quinone oxidoreductase subunit NuoH: MVAIELAYWTATAIKVGVVLAIIPAGALILGYVFLMKMMSHMQSRLGPMEAGPHGTLQLVADGVKFLQKEDIFPEKADRRVFALAPLVVLLSTFLLYVVIPAGPTLIVEDLDTGIFFALAVSSLSVLGVLMAGWASANKYSLIGALRAAGQLIAYELPMVLAVVGVVIQAGSMSLQQIVRAQTDGEIFGWGGIGNPFLLTQIVGFVIFLIATQAELSQTPFDMPVAESELVAGFMTEYTGFRFLFFFMGEFGTAFAFSAIAATMFLGGWAVPGIDPTSTLADVVGPFALGAKIMLVAFFIFWVRFSFPRLREDQLQTIAWKYLIPISLVNITATGILKVVF; this comes from the coding sequence GTGGTAGCCATCGAGCTGGCCTACTGGACAGCCACCGCCATCAAGGTCGGCGTCGTGCTCGCCATCATCCCGGCCGGCGCCCTGATCCTCGGCTACGTGTTCCTCATGAAGATGATGAGCCACATGCAGAGCCGGCTCGGCCCCATGGAGGCCGGCCCCCACGGCACCCTGCAACTCGTGGCCGACGGCGTGAAGTTCCTCCAGAAGGAGGACATCTTCCCGGAGAAGGCCGACCGCCGCGTCTTCGCCTTGGCGCCGCTGGTCGTGCTGCTGTCGACCTTCCTCCTCTACGTCGTCATCCCTGCGGGGCCGACCCTCATCGTCGAGGACCTCGACACCGGCATCTTCTTCGCCCTCGCCGTCAGCTCCCTCAGCGTGCTCGGCGTGCTCATGGCGGGCTGGGCCTCGGCCAACAAGTACTCGCTCATCGGCGCCCTGCGCGCCGCGGGCCAGCTCATCGCCTACGAGCTACCGATGGTGCTGGCCGTCGTCGGCGTCGTCATCCAGGCGGGCAGCATGAGCCTGCAGCAGATCGTGCGGGCCCAGACCGACGGCGAGATCTTCGGCTGGGGCGGCATCGGGAACCCCTTCCTCCTCACCCAGATCGTCGGCTTCGTCATCTTTCTCATCGCCACCCAGGCCGAGCTGAGCCAGACGCCCTTCGACATGCCGGTGGCCGAGTCGGAGCTGGTGGCCGGCTTCATGACCGAGTACACCGGCTTCCGCTTCCTCTTCTTCTTCATGGGCGAGTTCGGCACCGCCTTCGCCTTCTCGGCCATCGCCGCCACCATGTTCCTCGGCGGCTGGGCCGTGCCCGGCATCGACCCCACCAGCACGCTGGCCGACGTGGTCGGGCCCTTCGCCCTCGGCGCCAAGATCATGCTGGTCGCCTTCTTCATCTTCTGGGTGCGCTTCAGCTTCCCCCGCTTGCGCGAGGACCAGCTGCAGACGATCGCCTGGAAGTACCTCATCCCGATCTCGCTGGTGAACATCACCGCGACGGGCATCCTCAAGGTGGTGTTCTAA
- a CDS encoding NADH-quinone oxidoreductase subunit I has protein sequence MAKGLGVTLRTMLRPAVTVQYPHVKEAPPTRARGVIALKEENCTVCMLCARSCPDWCIYIEGHKDKAPPRREGGKPRTVQKLDRFDIDYSLCMYCGICVEVCPFDALFWTPEFEYSEVKIADLLHDKDRLGEWMKTVPEPPPLEVGAEVKKKK, from the coding sequence ATGGCCAAGGGCCTGGGCGTCACCCTGCGCACCATGCTGCGCCCCGCGGTCACCGTGCAGTACCCGCACGTCAAGGAGGCGCCGCCCACCCGGGCGCGCGGCGTCATCGCCCTCAAGGAAGAGAACTGCACCGTCTGCATGCTGTGCGCCCGCAGCTGCCCCGACTGGTGCATCTACATCGAGGGCCACAAGGACAAGGCCCCGCCCCGCCGCGAAGGCGGCAAGCCCCGCACCGTGCAGAAGCTCGACCGCTTCGACATCGACTACTCGCTCTGCATGTACTGCGGCATCTGCGTCGAGGTGTGCCCGTTCGACGCCCTCTTCTGGACCCCCGAGTTCGAGTACTCCGAGGTGAAGATCGCCGACCTGCTCCACGACAAGGACCGCCTCGGCGAGTGGATGAAGACCGTGCCCGAGCCGCCGCCCCTCGAAGTGGGCGCCGAAGTGAAGAAGAAGAAGTAA
- a CDS encoding NADH-quinone oxidoreductase subunit M, whose translation MDMHSWALTLAVFLPLVGVALLAFVPKESEATIKSVALLTTLVTAAVGVWIMVNFDYARSADAQFEVDKAWIDVINSRYHVFLDGISLPLLLLSMFITVLCVIYSWDHFPEPHNPKAFLMLMLVLETGMNGTFVSEDLILFFVFFELVLLPMYFMIGVWGGENRQYASIKFFLYTLFGSALMILGFLALYFKGGETFDIPTLVANGGGIARNTQILIFAGLFMGFAIKVPMFPFHTWLPDAHTEAPTVGSVILAAVLLKLGTYGFIRIALPILPEAAKAWAPWIGLLSVIGIIYGALGCLAQRDLKRLIAFSSVAHMGFVMLGISTLTSYGINAAIFGMVAHGLITGMLFFLAGSIHERYHTREMDRLGGLLVQAPKLGWILGFCAMASLGLPGLAGFWGEFPAILSAYNPGAGLNEAVFRVYMVVAAIGTVLAAGYLLWMFQRTAFGEPKEEFADAHIHDVHTPEWLAWSPILALIVVLGVYPHLLFRVTDGAVQAVTAALGAG comes from the coding sequence ATGGACATGCATTCGTGGGCCTTGACCCTGGCGGTGTTCCTGCCGCTGGTCGGCGTGGCCCTGCTTGCCTTCGTGCCGAAGGAGAGCGAGGCGACGATCAAGAGCGTTGCCCTGCTCACCACCTTGGTCACCGCAGCGGTGGGCGTGTGGATCATGGTGAACTTCGACTACGCCCGCTCGGCCGACGCCCAGTTCGAGGTCGACAAGGCGTGGATCGACGTGATCAACAGCCGCTACCACGTCTTCCTCGACGGCATCTCGCTGCCGCTGCTGCTCCTGTCGATGTTCATCACCGTGTTGTGCGTGATCTACAGCTGGGACCACTTCCCCGAGCCGCACAACCCCAAGGCGTTCCTCATGCTGATGCTCGTCCTGGAGACGGGCATGAACGGCACCTTCGTGTCGGAAGACCTGATCCTGTTCTTCGTCTTCTTCGAACTGGTGCTGCTGCCCATGTACTTCATGATCGGCGTGTGGGGCGGCGAGAACCGCCAGTACGCCTCGATCAAGTTCTTCCTCTACACCTTGTTCGGCTCGGCGCTGATGATCCTCGGCTTCCTCGCCTTGTACTTCAAGGGCGGTGAGACCTTCGACATCCCGACCCTTGTGGCCAACGGCGGCGGCATCGCCCGCAACACCCAGATCCTCATCTTCGCCGGGCTGTTCATGGGCTTCGCCATCAAGGTGCCGATGTTCCCGTTCCACACCTGGCTGCCCGACGCCCACACCGAGGCCCCCACCGTGGGCTCGGTGATCCTGGCCGCCGTGCTGCTGAAGCTCGGTACCTACGGCTTCATCCGCATCGCCCTGCCGATCCTGCCCGAGGCAGCCAAGGCGTGGGCGCCGTGGATCGGCCTGCTCTCGGTCATCGGCATCATCTACGGCGCGCTCGGATGCCTGGCCCAACGTGACTTGAAACGGCTCATCGCCTTCTCGTCGGTGGCCCACATGGGCTTCGTGATGCTCGGCATCTCCACGCTGACGTCGTACGGCATCAACGCCGCCATCTTCGGCATGGTGGCCCACGGCCTCATCACCGGCATGCTGTTCTTCCTGGCCGGCTCCATCCACGAGCGCTACCACACCCGTGAGATGGACCGCCTGGGCGGCCTGCTGGTGCAGGCGCCCAAGCTCGGCTGGATCCTCGGCTTCTGCGCCATGGCGTCGCTCGGGCTTCCCGGCCTGGCCGGGTTCTGGGGCGAGTTCCCCGCCATCCTCTCGGCCTACAACCCGGGCGCAGGCCTGAACGAGGCGGTGTTCCGGGTCTACATGGTGGTCGCCGCCATCGGCACCGTGTTGGCCGCCGGCTACCTGCTGTGGATGTTCCAGCGCACTGCCTTCGGCGAGCCCAAGGAAGAGTTCGCCGACGCCCACATCCACGACGTGCACACGCCGGAGTGGCTCGCCTGGTCGCCCATCCTCGCCCTCATCGTGGTGCTCGGCGTCTACCCCCACCTGTTGTTCCGGGTGACCGACGGCGCCGTGCAGGCCGTGACCGCCGCACTCGGAGCCGGTTAA
- the nuoB gene encoding NADH-quinone oxidoreductase subunit NuoB, whose translation MGLVEKGKLPKPLTTLLNTARKYSRWVYQWGLACCAIEMGAAFGSPRYDVMRLGVIPFPASARQADLVVISGTVTDKMAVPIRRLYEQMPDPKYVISMGSCANCGGPYWDSYSVTKGIDQIIPVDVYVPGCPPRPEALLEGIVLLQERIQNEDMAERWRGEPIVVGS comes from the coding sequence ATGGGTCTAGTCGAGAAGGGCAAGCTTCCGAAGCCCCTCACCACGTTGCTCAACACCGCCCGGAAGTACTCGCGGTGGGTGTACCAGTGGGGCCTGGCCTGCTGCGCCATCGAGATGGGCGCCGCGTTCGGCTCGCCCCGCTACGACGTCATGCGCCTCGGCGTCATCCCCTTCCCGGCCAGCGCCCGCCAGGCCGACCTGGTCGTCATCTCCGGCACCGTCACCGACAAGATGGCCGTGCCGATCCGCCGGCTCTACGAGCAGATGCCCGACCCCAAGTACGTCATCTCCATGGGCTCGTGCGCCAACTGCGGCGGCCCCTACTGGGACAGCTACTCCGTCACCAAGGGCATCGACCAGATCATCCCCGTCGACGTCTACGTGCCCGGCTGCCCGCCGCGGCCCGAAGCGCTGCTGGAGGGCATCGTCCTCCTGCAGGAGCGCATCCAGAACGAGGACATGGCCGAGCGCTGGAGGGGTGAGCCCATTGTCGTCGGAAGCTGA
- a CDS encoding NADH-quinone oxidoreductase subunit L, with product MLRNAWVIPLVPVASFWLILFFGKKLPKKGAEIGILALLLSLGLSLAVATQWIGTEGTVPVAHHGADAGHGAPAKDDHGAPAEDDHGKPAADAHGGEAQGGDEELKRAPVERKFLWWQNGDVEVTFGSLIDGLSVAILVMVSIISLLVHLFSMAYMHGDRRFTHYYAALSLFTSGMFILVVAPSTLQMILGWEMMGLCSFMLIGHWWEDQANSNAALKAFFTTRTGDIGLLVGVSMLFFLAGQSFDVMHINNEALAGHMSQGALTVAAAALLLAVIGKSAQFPLHTWLPDAMAGPTPVSAMIHAATMVVAGVFLIARLYGVFFQGFEIGAGDGYSPVAMVGGLTILIAAALAFVQADIKKVLAYSTVSQLGYMVMALGVGAWTAAVFHVVTHAFFKAGLFLGAGSVAHSGSHHSFDMKKDMGGLKKHMPITFWTFTICSLALAGVFPLAGFWSKDEILLGAGEGGYDAFMYIGLLGAFMTAAYMTRCVYLTFFGEARGAAAHHHPHESPKLITVPLIILATLAVVTGFLNAPGVLKFTEWFEPAFVSNVVTHHDFSITTAIIGSIAGAAGIAVAALYYWRNLGPHRLTERSGAARGVYRFLDQRYYLDHLYTGVIVNGIKGPVARAAYWTNQHVLDGIVNAAGITMRALGRFIYKYIDQGLIDGTVNGAGVGAEESGTALRTIQTGRVQNYAAVLFGAVAVIGLTLVLTSG from the coding sequence ATGCTGCGCAACGCCTGGGTCATTCCGCTCGTCCCCGTCGCCTCGTTCTGGCTCATCCTCTTCTTCGGCAAGAAGCTGCCCAAGAAGGGCGCCGAGATCGGCATCCTCGCCCTGCTCCTCAGCCTCGGCCTGTCGCTGGCGGTGGCCACCCAGTGGATCGGCACCGAGGGAACGGTTCCCGTCGCCCACCACGGCGCCGACGCGGGCCACGGCGCACCTGCGAAAGACGACCACGGCGCGCCGGCCGAGGACGACCACGGCAAGCCCGCGGCCGACGCGCACGGCGGCGAGGCGCAGGGCGGCGACGAGGAGCTCAAGCGAGCCCCGGTCGAACGCAAGTTCCTGTGGTGGCAGAACGGCGACGTCGAGGTCACCTTCGGCTCGCTGATCGACGGCCTGTCGGTCGCCATCCTGGTGATGGTCAGCATCATCTCGCTGCTGGTGCACCTGTTCTCGATGGCCTACATGCACGGCGACCGCCGCTTCACCCACTACTACGCGGCGCTGAGCCTGTTCACCTCCGGCATGTTCATCCTGGTGGTCGCCCCCAGCACCCTCCAGATGATCCTGGGCTGGGAGATGATGGGCCTCTGCTCGTTCATGCTGATCGGGCACTGGTGGGAGGACCAGGCCAACTCCAACGCTGCCCTCAAGGCGTTCTTCACCACCCGCACCGGCGACATCGGCCTGCTCGTCGGCGTGTCGATGCTGTTCTTCCTGGCGGGCCAGTCGTTCGACGTCATGCACATCAACAACGAGGCGTTGGCCGGCCACATGAGCCAGGGCGCCCTCACCGTGGCTGCCGCCGCCCTGCTCCTGGCCGTGATCGGCAAGAGCGCCCAGTTCCCGCTGCACACCTGGCTGCCCGACGCCATGGCCGGCCCCACCCCGGTCAGCGCCATGATCCACGCCGCCACCATGGTCGTGGCCGGCGTGTTCCTCATCGCCCGCCTCTACGGCGTGTTCTTCCAGGGCTTCGAGATCGGCGCAGGCGACGGCTACTCGCCCGTCGCCATGGTCGGCGGCCTCACCATCCTCATCGCCGCGGCCCTGGCCTTCGTGCAGGCCGACATCAAGAAGGTGCTGGCGTACTCCACCGTCAGCCAGCTCGGCTACATGGTCATGGCCCTCGGCGTCGGCGCCTGGACGGCGGCCGTCTTCCACGTCGTCACCCACGCCTTCTTCAAGGCGGGCCTGTTCCTCGGCGCCGGCTCGGTGGCCCACTCTGGCTCGCACCACAGCTTCGACATGAAGAAGGACATGGGCGGGCTGAAGAAGCACATGCCGATCACCTTCTGGACCTTCACCATCTGCTCGCTGGCCCTCGCCGGCGTGTTCCCGCTGGCGGGCTTCTGGTCGAAGGACGAGATCCTGCTGGGCGCGGGCGAAGGCGGCTACGACGCCTTCATGTACATCGGGCTCCTGGGCGCCTTTATGACCGCGGCCTACATGACCCGCTGCGTCTACCTCACCTTCTTCGGCGAGGCCCGCGGCGCGGCAGCGCATCACCACCCCCACGAGTCGCCCAAGCTCATCACCGTCCCCCTGATCATCCTGGCCACGCTCGCGGTGGTGACGGGCTTCCTCAACGCCCCCGGCGTCTTGAAGTTCACCGAGTGGTTCGAGCCCGCCTTCGTGTCGAACGTGGTGACCCACCACGACTTCTCCATCACCACGGCGATCATCGGGTCGATCGCCGGCGCCGCCGGCATCGCGGTGGCCGCCCTCTACTACTGGCGCAACCTCGGCCCCCACCGGCTCACCGAGCGCAGCGGCGCCGCGCGGGGCGTGTACCGCTTCCTCGACCAGCGCTACTACCTCGACCACCTCTACACCGGGGTCATCGTCAACGGCATCAAGGGCCCCGTGGCCCGGGCCGCCTACTGGACCAACCAGCACGTGCTCGACGGCATCGTCAACGCCGCAGGCATCACCATGCGGGCACTGGGCCGCTTCATCTACAAGTACATCGACCAAGGCCTCATCGACGGCACCGTCAACGGTGCCGGCGTCGGCGCCGAGGAGAGCGGCACCGCGCTGCGCACCATCCAGACCGGCCGCGTGCAGAACTACGCGGCGGTCCTCTTCGGTGCGGTCGCCGTCATCGGCCTCACCCTCGTCCTCACTTCCGGCTAG
- a CDS encoding NADH-quinone oxidoreductase subunit C produces MSSEADAPPAEAAAEAEAETEAPAPRDELREGLLATLTEALGDAVVASEVAGGDLTVRVATDSWKRAVEVCRTRLHMDYFCFLSGLDWLPNPTLSGEKVWDTDDEAGKQGTDDEETTDIPTAVQSGVAGGDTRFQVFARLYDTRRHVGITLKADLDDNDPRVESITELYRGADWHERETWEMYGFDFAGHPSLRHIYLPGEFEGHPLRKDFPLLAREVKPWPGLVDVEPMPGEPEGEGEGAGTEGGDAG; encoded by the coding sequence TTGTCGTCGGAAGCTGACGCCCCTCCGGCAGAGGCCGCGGCCGAGGCCGAGGCTGAAACCGAGGCCCCCGCCCCCCGCGACGAACTGCGCGAGGGCCTCCTCGCCACACTGACCGAGGCCCTCGGCGATGCCGTCGTGGCCAGCGAGGTGGCGGGCGGCGACCTGACCGTCCGGGTCGCCACCGACTCGTGGAAGCGCGCCGTCGAGGTGTGCCGCACCCGGCTGCACATGGACTACTTCTGCTTCCTCTCCGGGCTCGACTGGCTCCCCAACCCGACCCTGTCGGGCGAGAAGGTGTGGGACACCGACGACGAGGCGGGCAAGCAGGGCACCGACGACGAAGAGACCACCGACATCCCCACGGCGGTGCAATCAGGCGTGGCCGGCGGCGACACCCGCTTCCAGGTGTTCGCCCGCCTCTACGACACAAGGCGCCACGTCGGCATCACCCTCAAGGCCGACCTCGACGACAACGACCCCCGGGTCGAGTCGATCACAGAGCTCTACCGCGGCGCTGACTGGCACGAGCGCGAGACCTGGGAGATGTACGGCTTCGACTTCGCCGGCCACCCGTCGCTGCGCCACATCTACCTGCCCGGCGAGTTCGAGGGCCACCCCCTCCGCAAGGACTTCCCGCTGCTGGCCCGCGAGGTGAAGCCGTGGCCGGGGCTGGTCGACGTCGAGCCCATGCCCGGCGAGCCCGAGGGCGAAGGCGAAGGCGCCGGCACCGAAGGAGGCGACGCCGGATGA
- the nuoK gene encoding NADH-quinone oxidoreductase subunit NuoK: MYLNQFLFLAAFLFCVGVYGVLARKNAVLVLMSIELILNAVNINLVAFGAFHDTVAGQVFALFVIAVAAAEVGVGLAIVLLMYRNRHSIDLAEADLLKG; this comes from the coding sequence ATGTACCTGAACCAGTTCCTCTTCCTGGCCGCCTTCCTCTTCTGCGTCGGCGTCTACGGCGTGCTGGCCCGCAAGAACGCGGTGCTCGTGCTCATGTCGATCGAGCTGATCCTCAACGCCGTCAACATCAACCTCGTCGCCTTCGGCGCCTTCCACGACACGGTGGCCGGCCAGGTCTTCGCCCTCTTCGTCATCGCCGTGGCCGCCGCCGAAGTCGGCGTGGGCCTTGCCATCGTCCTGCTCATGTACCGCAACCGACACTCGATCGACCTCGCCGAGGCCGACCTCCTCAAGGGCTGA
- a CDS encoding NADH-quinone oxidoreductase subunit J: MLAQNIIFYVIAAAMGIAAIRVVTTKNVVHAALYLVVVLAGVAAQYVLLAAEFTAVVQVLVYIGAIIVLFLFGIMLTRARIGKENDLDNDQRFVGALVSVALLGFLGAILWDGFEDTKLPPGRPQTSAEVGLSIFRDYVIPFEVISILLLAALIGAVVIARRD; encoded by the coding sequence GTGCTGGCTCAGAACATCATCTTCTACGTCATCGCGGCCGCCATGGGCATCGCGGCGATCCGCGTGGTCACCACCAAGAACGTCGTGCACGCCGCCCTCTACCTGGTGGTCGTGCTGGCGGGCGTGGCCGCCCAGTACGTGCTGCTGGCCGCCGAGTTCACCGCCGTCGTGCAGGTGCTCGTCTACATCGGCGCCATCATCGTGCTCTTCCTCTTCGGCATCATGTTGACCCGGGCGCGCATCGGCAAAGAGAACGACCTCGACAACGACCAGCGCTTCGTGGGCGCCCTCGTCTCCGTCGCCCTGCTCGGCTTCCTCGGCGCCATCCTCTGGGACGGCTTCGAGGACACCAAGCTCCCGCCCGGCCGGCCGCAGACCTCGGCCGAGGTCGGCCTGTCGATCTTCCGCGACTACGTGATCCCCTTCGAGGTCATCTCCATCCTCCTCCTGGCCGCGCTCATCGGCGCCGTCGTGATCGCGAGAAGGGACTAG